Genomic segment of Anguilla rostrata isolate EN2019 chromosome 13, ASM1855537v3, whole genome shotgun sequence:
CCTTGAGTTACCATTCAAGCTGAATTGAAGGCATTGTGAAGGCCAAATGTGTTTCTTGAAAAACGGCAAATTACGGACAGTATCTGTGaagttgtgtgatgtgtgttgtatgaattctaaaaaatgtcaacatttaaaaaaaaaaaaatcagtcgtcaaatttcagtgttttttatgTAACATAATGCAGAGGGAGTAGGATGTAGATtacttcatttttatgtttaccTTCGTTTTTTTCAGATAGGGAACATGGTAAATGAGCGTTGTCATGGTTACAAAGGCGGGAAGCAGTGCTGGCAGGATAAAGTGAGCACGCGCGGCAAGACGAAAAGACAGGCGCGCGACAGGGCTGGATCGGTGCTGATGTTGCAGGTCTACTCGAGAACGCGAGAGAAGGACAGATAGAATGACGTCACTTCTGAGATATGGGGAGacaagggaggggaggagagagggggaaggcgCAGGGACGGAGGATGAAAACTGAGAAATGCCTGCATCAAAGACACGGGGAGAAAATATGAATCTATAATGCatctggaaaaataataataataaaaaaacgtaACGTAAGATATACAAATCTATCCAAAGGGTATGCTGTAATAAATGTGAACAGAGCCCCTGAAAAGGTAAATTTCTTTCATGTTTCCATTTGCACGCATTGTCCTTTTTAAGAACATAGCAGTCGATTGTATAATCTTCACCTTGCAAAacaaatgccaagttactgaGCTTCCACGGCCTATATAAGGTGCAAATTATATACGTAGATGTAAGATACCACAGTGGTGGAAGAAGAGCTGCTGTTCTGGTCTTATGACTGGAATATGTGTCTTCGTGTATTAAGTAAATGAAATTCTAACAAATAAACGTTGGTAATACATGGCGAATTACGTGTGTCGCCGTGGCACTGCCTTTTCAGTTAATATTAACGATCAAGGTACTGTAGGCACATGgctgaaatggaaataaataaacctcCTTTTAAGGGAATGCTGCATGTCACATTTGAGGTCTCAGCTCAAGGAAGCACATGGTGGTTTTTCGCACTTTTTTACGAGCCAAAGATACAGCACATTTGTCACCGCTCTTCATGTGCACGAGGTGTACCGTCACGACATTGTATCTTCACACGTTGCAGACTCGTATCGACTGCCTTTGCTATAGTTTGTTTTACAAGGTACAACATTTACGGAATTGCGATAATGTATAACGGATCCCCTTTTGACACTGGAAGTATGTGTCAAGTCAGGTCGAAACTGTAGGATTTCCCTTTTTTGTGGCGATCCGCAGTTTCCCCGGCTGTCAAAGCTTGCGACAGTTAAACTGAAAGCATATGCACGTATCTTTCTCTGCTGTTAATACCCAAAATCTAATTAAACCAACAGGCACTGTGACGGTCAGACTGAGATGTTTTGATTGCATTAATGCAGGGACCTATTGCATTGTTTGCAGAAATAAGCAGGCAGAAAGTAATGTCATCCCAAGGGATGGGCACCCCCAGTGACCCCCTTCTGACCAGTCCAGGAGGAGGTGTCGGCTCTGCTCAGGACGGGACCTGGCGAGCATCGATCCCCAAGACCTCCAGCTTCCCGTCATCCTCCACTCGCCACCTAAGCCATCGCGCAAACAATTTCCAGAGGCACCCGAAGCGTAGGAAGCTGATCCGACCATCCCCGCCACCTCCCCCAAACACGCCTTGCCCCCTGGAGCAGCTGGACTTGGCTGAGCTGCCCCCCCGTCGCACCTTCCCCGAGCTGCTGTTCAATGGCTGCATCCTGTTTGGAATTGAGTTCAGCTATGCCATGGAGACAGCCTATGTCACCCCTGTCCTGCTGCAGATGGGTCTGCCTGACCAGTTCTACAGTCTGGTGTGGTTCATAAGCCCCATACTGGGTAAACATGAACACTGTCTGTGTAGACTGTGGCATGAGATGTAGAGTACAGGATTGATAGCAATAATGGAACCACCAGCAGACTTTTAGACAATGTGCATATTAATAGTCATCTGTTGGGAATGTAGTTGTCTAAGAGGGGAAGATTCTAAGTAAAGGACTCACTGAATTTTTGTCTGAATTAATAGATTCGGTTCATATAGATGAAGTGAGCATTGCCGAAAATTGTCTCAGGTGAATCAAGGTTAAGTAAAACTCCCGCAGGCTCAAAAAAGCAATGCTactggtgttaaaaaaaagcgTTCTGAGCCTCTaagtttctctccctccctctcttctcctgtcatgctgtgtttctgtagcTCTGTGTAATTCTGTGTCACCCAGGGTTCCTTGTTCAGCCCATACTGGGAGCTTGGAGTGACCGCTGCACCTCCCGATTCGGCCGTCGACGCCCTTTCATCCTGGCCCTTGCCATTGGTGAGAAATGCTCAGCCTAAAAGCAAAATAACTGGACATAGGTGTAAAATCACTGAAAAGGTAATTCCACAGTGGAAGTATGTTGTTACACACTTTGGTGTCAATGCATCGGCTTGCCAGGTCAGTAAGCAGTCCGACGGAGACACTGTAGACGTGGAAGTCAAAGCTCATGCAGTGCTACTGGATACTGTCGAGCCAGTAAGGAAGGTGCATGCCTAGATGGGCTGCCAGTATATGGGTATTTCTGCGACTACAGACACTTTTAGATCCCGGgggtacatttttgtaaataataacaaatcGAGGGAATTTTACATCAAGTAAAGATTCTTAGTATGATTTatcttaagaaaaaaattaattgctaAATTATGTGTTTTCCTGTCATTTATGTTGCATTTTATGGGTCAAACTAAGTTCCTTGCTTGTCCCACACCTGAGCTTGTACTttttacatgcatattttacattcaatAGGTCACATAATTTTATACTTCCAGTTGCAATTAGAttccaggaaaataaaaatgaaagataaaaaaagaaatgttgtgGTAGGttaacacttttattttttttatttaaatatttttttctgcacctctgggTCCTTACCATGACCATGAGGATATTcctttaaaattcagtttttaaaagccaaacaAATTTGGTTTCCATCTAAACTGAGTTCAGAAAGTACTGTTCACTTCGACCTAGTTTGTCTGACAGTGATTTGTAGAATTTATTTGGCTTACTCTCCTGGGAGCACAGGTTTTGTTATTCAAAGACAACCTACTCTGTATTCCTTGTTTCATACAGTTCGTTTTTTActgtttaaataatgtttttgctgtTCTTAATTTGAGTGAAATGTCATTACCGCCAACAACATGTCATTACTGAAACTTGATGTCATTACCGCgacaatgttcatttttatgaatgttatatatttttgttttaaatttcattttacaaatatcAGTTATATGTAGTGCAGTATTTGATCTGTAATACTTGTGGGAAAAAGgccaaaaatataataatttctaACAATAATTGCATTCGATGTAGTTGTTATGGAATAAGATTTCTCATTATTACTATTGAAaacacattctttttaaataatgtctTTTTAAACCTGTTTTAGTTGAATTGGCAGTACAGTAAATGAAATTTTTATCAGAAAATACTCTAAGAGATTAAAAATACCCTAGACATGAGaggaataaatatttataatataatttggTGAGGACATTTTATAGAGGGACAtgatgaaaattcatgaaaataatatgtTCCTTATAAAAATCTTGGAGACTACATGTGATTTAGTATCTTATGACTTGCATTACAGACTCTGATGCACAAAACTCAGTTTCAAAGAAGTAAATTTTCCAAAAATTTGCAAAGCCAAAGGTTTCTGTAATTGCTGAACCACTCATACATATCTTTGCtggctttctgattggctggtaagGGAATACCCATGCTCTGATGGAGAATGAAGGAGGGTGATTGATGTCAGCTCACTTCAAGCAGAAACAGAGTGAGACAACACCTGTTTGTTCTCTGTCTTTCCAGGAGCTCTGATGGGACTGACTCTGGTGTTGAATGGGCGGGACATTGGAGCTGCGCTGGCTGACACTGCATCCAATCACAAGTGGGGGATCGCGCTGACAGTGTGTGGGGTAGTCCTGATGGACTTCAGCGCCGATTCAGCGGACAACCCCAGCCACGCCTACATGATGGACGTGTGCAGCCCCGAGGACCAGGACCGTGGGCTGAACATACATGCCCTTTTGGCAGGTCAGACAGATGGACGACAGTCACTAGGGAGAGGGGGTATCCTTTCTGTCTTGCCGGGTGTCTAACTCCACTTGTTTCCCACTACAGGGCTGGGTGGTGGTTTTGGTTACATCGTGGGCGGGATCAACTGGGATCACACGGAGTTCGGGAGGTCATTGGGGGGTCAGCTGAGGGTCATTTACATGTTCACCAGCATCACTCTCGTCGCTGCCACGGCGATGACGCTCACCAGCATTCCCGAGCGGCCCCTGGCCCAGACGCACACCTCGAAGACCTCCCGGAACGCGTTGAAGAGCCCCAGCCTCCCCCTgccaccctctccccccgccgCCCTCGGAGCGGGccctggggaggaggaggaagaggaggaaggtgCCCGCAGCTACCAGCGCTGCGAGCCGCACCCCTGCCAGCCCGACCTGCTAGCGCACACGTCCAGTGCCAGCGCTCAGCTGTACGCCGGGCTGACCAGCCCCATCTCTCCCTTCAGCCCCCTCACGCCCAAATACGGCAGCTTCATCAGCCGCGACAGCTCCCTCACGGGCATCAACGAGTTTGCCTCCTCCCTCGGGACGTCCTACATCGACAGCGTGCTCATCGACTGCTACACGGGCCAGCAGACGCCCCAGCCCCTCGATCCCGATGCCACGGCACCTCCCATGCCCCCTGGAGACACTCCGCCCCCCCAGGGTCCgccgggtggtggggggttggtggggggcggggcctctggcATCCTGAAACGCCCCCAGAGCCTGGCCCTGCTGGATGACCCCCTGCTGACCACCACTGTGGGGACGGAGAACGGCCGCAGGCGGACGGTCACCTTCAGTCAGCAGGTCAGTGTCAAGCCCGTCTTCTCCAAAGGGGAGCCCTTCCCTTACCTATGATCCCCTTGCCAAATTTGCACACTGTCCCCAGAGTGGAGGAACTCCCCCACTAAGATCATCGACTGGGTGTCCGCTCTGCAAGTCATTCAGTTCTACGATTCAATTCTTATGTTCTGTGCATTTGGGCATTAACTGTTacgtttctgtctctctcagggtcTGGAATGGCCACCTGGTGTCTCCACCATACCCTTAATAGAATGGTTCTAGAACCAGAATGTTTCATTGTAAAATTTCCTTAActcttaaaagaaaatacaattgaAACTTGAAAACATTCAAGACTCCCACTAAAGTATTGAGAGACATTGAGCATGATTCACTACAACTTTCATTGTCTGGGAAGAGGCGGTGTTATTAACTGTGTTACGTTCCTTGGTTTTCTTTTGTCTCCCCTGCCACTTGTTTCGATTTGGTGCTGCCGTGTGCTCTTGTTTCTTTTTGCAGCTGGCATTGAGGATGTCAGGGCTGGATtttctgactctctctctcctcttccaggTAGCCAACATACTGCTGAATGGGATGCGGTATGACAGCGATTTAAGTGACAGCACAGACGccgcagacacacagctgtctATGAAGCTACTCTGCATTGCCATCTACAGGATGCCCCCATCACTGCGCAGCCTCTGCACCAACCACTTCCTGGGTGAGAACCACTGCATTAGCAGAGGCCCCTTGGTGCATTCATCATCAGACTTGACACATTGCTGGATACTCTCTAAACTGGTAGGTCCCAAAATCTGGGCCCAGATCAACAAGGGGtccatggaaaaaaagaagcaaaattaACTTTATATGGTACACTCTCTATGGATAATCCCACTAATATAATGAAACCTGTGGCAAGCACTGAACtttttatactgtacattcagaTGTCTTGATATatgctaaaaaacaaaaacaaatgcatgtcaGGCTagaatatgtatatgtaatatAGAAGTAATATAGAAGGGGCAACAGGAAACACATTTGTTCAGTAAGCCGTATATGGCTGTGGGGTCATAGGATTTCAGAACCCCTACTTTAGACAGCAGGCAAAAGCCTCTAAGAGCTGAAGTGCCTGctcttgtcaaaaaaaaatctgatgttACATCAgactgtgtttcagtttgtgtgAATGGCAGTttgaattgattaaattcaaaCTGAGAGGCAATCCCCTTCTCCTGCAGGCTGGCTATCCTTTGAGGGCATGCTTCTGTTCTACACTGACTTCATGGGAGaggctgtgtttgggggggaCCCCAAGGCACCCCACGACTCCGAGGCTTACCGCCGCTACAATGCTGGGGTCAGCATGGGCTGCTGGGGAATGTGTATCTACGCCTTCAGTGCAGCTTTCTACTCAGGTGAGTTGCATGCATCTTTTTGCTCCTATCTGAAAGTCAACACCTAGCCCTCCTCCAGCTACATCCAGGTTTCTCAATTACTGTaatctcctccctctctttccgtCTTCTCTGGGCCTCTCTAGCTTCCGCTTGTTCATTTTGCTATTTCTCGCTCTTCCTTTCCCGCTCTGTCTCTTCCAGCCATATTGGAGAAGCTAGAGGAGCGTTTCTCCCTGCGCTCTCTGTACTTCTTCGCCTACCTGGCATTCGGTCTGGGCACAGGCCTGGCCACCCTCTCCACCAACCTGTACGTGGTGCTGTCCCTCTGCATCACCTACGGAGTGCTCTTCTCCTCACTCTGCACCTTGCCCTACTCCCTGCTCTGTGAATACTATCAGAGCCCACAGGTCAGACCCAGTcctgctgcgtgtgtgcgtgtgtgtgtgtacatgtgtatgtgtgcatgtgtgtgtgtgtgtgtgtacatgtgtgtgcatgtgtgtgtgtgcgtgcgtttgtgtgtgtgtgtgtgtgtgtgggagacgGATACAAATGGGCTTCCTCccaattaatattaatgtgaatCTGACGGTGCCTTTATATAGAAAGTAGGAGACTGCCCGGTGTCGATTTAGACaatgattaaatgattaaaatgtggtCAGAGCTCATAGTATGTGAgcatattctgttttattttttacaatacatTGAGATGGATGAGAACTTTTAATGTGGGGAAGTAAATCCCTAAAATGTCGAAAAAGGGACTTTGTTTTGCTGATACTGATGATATGTTTGCTGACATTGTATAGATATTGTCCTCATATCATATATGTAtgttttccctttctcttcttgtgtgtgtagttctgtgGCTCCTCGGAGGGAGGGACCAGGAGGGGGATGGGT
This window contains:
- the slc45a1 gene encoding proton-associated sugar transporter A isoform X2, with product MQGPIALFAEISRQKVMSSQGMGTPSDPLLTSPGGGVGSAQDGTWRASIPKTSSFPSSSTRHLSHRANNFQRHPKRRKLIRPSPPPPPNTPCPLEQLDLAELPPRRTFPELLFNGCILFGIEFSYAMETAYVTPVLLQMGLPDQFYSLVWFISPILGFLVQPILGAWSDRCTSRFGRRRPFILALAIGALMGLTLVLNGRDIGAALADTASNHKWGIALTVCGVVLMDFSADSADNPSHAYMMDVCSPEDQDRGLNIHALLAGLGGGFGYIVGGINWDHTEFGRSLGGQLRVIYMFTSITLVAATAMTLTSIPERPLAQTHTSKTSRNALKSPSLPLPPSPPAALGAGPGEEEEEEEGARSYQRCEPHPCQPDLLAHTSSASAQLYAGLTSPISPFSPLTPKYGSFISRDSSLTGINEFASSLGTSYIDSVLIDCYTGQQTPQPLDPDATAPPMPPGDTPPPQGPPGGGGLVGGGASGILKRPQSLALLDDPLLTTTVGTENGRRRTVTFSQQVANILLNGMRYDSDLSDSTDAADTQLSMKLLCIAIYRMPPSLRSLCTNHFLGWLSFEGMLLFYTDFMGEAVFGGDPKAPHDSEAYRRYNAGVSMGCWGMCIYAFSAAFYSAILEKLEERFSLRSLYFFAYLAFGLGTGLATLSTNLYVVLSLCITYGVLFSSLCTLPYSLLCEYYQSPQFCGSSEGGTRRGMGVDISLLSCQYFLAQILVSVAMGPLTSLVGGAQGVMYFASVMSFVGCLYSSLCVVYQLPPPEERRQES
- the slc45a1 gene encoding proton-associated sugar transporter A isoform X4; translated protein: MQGPIALFAEISRQKVMSSQGMGTPSDPLLTSPGGGVGSAQDGTWRASIPKTSSFPSSSTRHLSHRANNFQRHPKRRKLIRPSPPPPPNTPCPLEQLDLAELPPRRTFPELLFNGCILFGIEFSYAMETAYVTPVLLQMGLPDQFYSLVWFISPILGFLVQPILGAWSDRCTSRFGRRRPFILALAIGALMGLTLVLNGRDIGAALADTASNHKWGIALTVCGVVLMDFSADSADNPSHAYMMDVCSPEDQDRGLNIHALLAGLGGGFGYIVGGINWDHTEFGRSLGGQLRVIYMFTSITLVAATAMTLTSIPERPLAQTHTSKTSRNALKSPSLPLPPSPPAALGAGPGEEEEEEEGARSYQRCEPHPCQPDLLAHTSSASAQLYAGLTSPISPFSPLTPKYGSFISRDSSLTGINEFASSLGTSYIDSVLIDCYTGQQTPQPLDPDATAPPMPPGDTPPPQGPPGGGGLVGGGASGILKRPQSLALLDDPLLTTTVGTENGRRRTVTFSQQVANILLNGMRYDSDLSDSTDAADTQLSMKLLCIAIYRMPPSLRSLCTNHFLGWLSFEGMLLFYTDFMGEAVFGGDPKAPHDSEAYRRYNAGVSMGCWGMCIYAFSAAFYSVLWLLGGRDQEGDGCGHLSAQLPVLPGSDPGLRGDGTPHLAGGGGAGRDVLCERDVICGLPVLFAVRGVSAAPP
- the slc45a1 gene encoding proton-associated sugar transporter A isoform X1, yielding MQGPIALFAEISRQKVMSSQGMGTPSDPLLTSPGGGVGSAQDGTWRASIPKTSSFPSSSTRHLSHRANNFQRHPKRRKLIRPSPPPPPNTPCPLEQLDLAELPPRRTFPELLFNGCILFGIEFSYAMETAYVTPVLLQMGLPDQFYSLVWFISPILGFLVQPILGAWSDRCTSRFGRRRPFILALAIGALMGLTLVLNGRDIGAALADTASNHKWGIALTVCGVVLMDFSADSADNPSHAYMMDVCSPEDQDRGLNIHALLAGLGGGFGYIVGGINWDHTEFGRSLGGQLRVIYMFTSITLVAATAMTLTSIPERPLAQTHTSKTSRNALKSPSLPLPPSPPAALGAGPGEEEEEEEGARSYQRCEPHPCQPDLLAHTSSASAQLYAGLTSPISPFSPLTPKYGSFISRDSSLTGINEFASSLGTSYIDSVLIDCYTGQQTPQPLDPDATAPPMPPGDTPPPQGPPGGGGLVGGGASGILKRPQSLALLDDPLLTTTVGTENGRRRTVTFSQQVANILLNGMRYDSDLSDSTDAADTQLSMKLLCIAIYRMPPSLRSLCTNHFLGWLSFEGMLLFYTDFMGEAVFGGDPKAPHDSEAYRRYNAGVSMGCWGMCIYAFSAAFYSAILEKLEERFSLRSLYFFAYLAFGLGTGLATLSTNLYVVLSLCITYGVLFSSLCTLPYSLLCEYYQSPQFCGSSEGGTRRGMGVDISLLSCQYFLAQILVSVAMGPLTSLVGGAQGVMYFASVMSFVGCLYSSLCVVYQLPPPEGELPQGEAQPLLVQI
- the slc45a1 gene encoding proton-associated sugar transporter A isoform X3, coding for MSSQGMGTPSDPLLTSPGGGVGSAQDGTWRASIPKTSSFPSSSTRHLSHRANNFQRHPKRRKLIRPSPPPPPNTPCPLEQLDLAELPPRRTFPELLFNGCILFGIEFSYAMETAYVTPVLLQMGLPDQFYSLVWFISPILGFLVQPILGAWSDRCTSRFGRRRPFILALAIGALMGLTLVLNGRDIGAALADTASNHKWGIALTVCGVVLMDFSADSADNPSHAYMMDVCSPEDQDRGLNIHALLAGLGGGFGYIVGGINWDHTEFGRSLGGQLRVIYMFTSITLVAATAMTLTSIPERPLAQTHTSKTSRNALKSPSLPLPPSPPAALGAGPGEEEEEEEGARSYQRCEPHPCQPDLLAHTSSASAQLYAGLTSPISPFSPLTPKYGSFISRDSSLTGINEFASSLGTSYIDSVLIDCYTGQQTPQPLDPDATAPPMPPGDTPPPQGPPGGGGLVGGGASGILKRPQSLALLDDPLLTTTVGTENGRRRTVTFSQQVANILLNGMRYDSDLSDSTDAADTQLSMKLLCIAIYRMPPSLRSLCTNHFLGWLSFEGMLLFYTDFMGEAVFGGDPKAPHDSEAYRRYNAGVSMGCWGMCIYAFSAAFYSAILEKLEERFSLRSLYFFAYLAFGLGTGLATLSTNLYVVLSLCITYGVLFSSLCTLPYSLLCEYYQSPQFCGSSEGGTRRGMGVDISLLSCQYFLAQILVSVAMGPLTSLVGGAQGVMYFASVMSFVGCLYSSLCVVYQLPPPEGELPQGEAQPLLVQI